Below is a window of Xyrauchen texanus isolate HMW12.3.18 chromosome 1, RBS_HiC_50CHRs, whole genome shotgun sequence DNA.
gttatcatttacGCATCATGTTTttataaacctgtatgactttcttcctaaGGAAACGTtcaatagtgaatggtgactgatactGTCAGTTccaaacattttgcctaacatcctCCTTgtgatccatggaagaaagaaaataaaacatgttttcacACATTGAAAACTGTTTACCATACCTTGAGAATTTCTTGATGATTCTCAGAGGCATATAATCTTCCATCCCTTACAATGTCTTCAATTAGCTCCTGGTAGTCCTCTAAAAGAAAGATATTACACAGTGCATAAGGACTCCGCTTACTCATAATGCTTATCATACACAATCCAAACATGCACGGTAATAAACATCAGCAATCCTCACCATCGTAAGTGACGTAAGGTACTTGGAAGCCTTTCCCACTGTTCCCTTCGTTGGACCGGAACTGGATCCAGAGTTTCTTGGAACGGGAGGTGAAGGCGATAGGCCGCTCATACGTCTGGCATGTCTCATAGGTCGTCACTGAATTAGGCAGAGCTGTGGGAACAGCAGAGAAAGACTTTTCAGTTGTTTATTCGAGCCCCAGGTGATGGAGAGTCCTAATGAGCCCATCAAGAAGCTCCTCCCCCATTTCCTCACATGTGTATTCATTATTACCCTGCTAGCTATTCAGGAACTAACAGATTTAACACCATATCACAACCCTGCAACACTTACAGCTCTTCCGCATGACCAAATAGTCCCCACACTCGTCTTCAATGGGAAGGTAAATCTCAGGTACCACAACAAGTATTCTGCGCTTAGGAGGTGGGCTGATGGTCCAGGTGCATTCGACATTGGCTGGGTAGTTGCCGGGGTAGTTGGGGGATTCAATATAGCCAGTGAATTCTCCCAGCTCTCCTCCACAGTGCCTGTCTGTGAGGTGgcgtaaacaaataataaattgttGTGACTTCATAGAGAAAACTGATGTAGCATACTGACTCACAGGaaataaaagtttttcttttcatctttttttgTGTGAAGCAAATTATAATTCTTTTAGTGATGATATGTTCTTGAGGTTCacaaaatggtaacactttacaataaggttgtattcggtAACATTAGTTTactatttacagtgtctgtgatACTATGTATTTACATAAGTACTACGTAATACTTAGTAATGACATATAAAGTCTGTGTACATGTAGTTACTCAATATTATACACTTAAAAATACACTTTGTTATAGTTATTGCTGTAGTAGAATTTGTATGTAGAATTTTACTAACATGTAATCTGTGAACAATactttttacttctttttttaactttttcatACCACTTATTAATCTgggttaatattaattttaacatataattatacatttattttattccaaTTTTCTTAATTAAAAGTTGCATGAACAATGAACAGCTGTACTTTTATAAATTTAGCATTAACCAAAATTAAAaagctgtattttttataaatgaaccaagattaataaatgattaatCAAGATTACAAAATTCTGttcattgtttattcatgatgcctaatgcatttactaatgttaacaaaatacaaccttgttgtaaagtgttacctacaAAAAGCTTTGAATCTTGGCTTACTTTTGCACTGCATGACGTTTGTGGATCCATCAAAATCGGTGCTCGTGTTTCCAGGGCAGGCAATGCAATAGTTCTGGCCAAATTCCATCTGATAAGTTCCAATAGGGCAGCGGATACAGCGATGGGTGCTCGTGTTGTAGTAATGTCCTGGGGAGCACTGAACTGTAGATACAACGTGTATTACTATTGTGTAATGAGAATTGCATCTTATAGCAGAACTCCTGTCTACACCACTGATAAGAGTGAGAAATAATGTCTGCAAAGAGATTTATTGAAGGTTTTAAAGCCATTACTGtgaaaataaatacagagctttgttttctttaaagcTCAAAAGATACCTTTAGTCTCACAGTCCTGGAACGACACAGCACCATCATATTTGGTCGTGAGGCTTCCTCCACATGGGAAACAGGATGTTCGACCAACCTCAGGCTGATAGGTGCCTTGTGGGCAGGGCAGACAGGGGACAAAGCCATCATGGGAGAAGTGACCGGGATGGCACTGACCTGGGATCAGAAAATGTTAAGACAATGCCAGACAAACCAGTAGAGttctcacagagcactttattgcCTTTCAAAGAAAGCAAACTGCAATGATGTCATGCAAGTTCATTATCTAAGACAGTGCAGGCCTTCCCTTCTACCTCTAGTGACCATAATCAATTGGCTGCCACAGAGACAGACCCTAATAGCCCTTTTTGTTGTGTCTATCAGCAGCAAGCAGAAGACAGCATCTGTGCCTTTTGTGTTTGCTGAGCAGAAACATGGTGGTGCCTTTTTCTCTAAACACAAACAGACCTGGAATTTTTTGTTGGTGCAAATGAATCAGACATTTTAAGGATTTGCAGGACTGCATGAAATCCCCTTTCccaacatacacaaacaaacacaaacacacacacacacacacacacacacacacacacacacacacacacacacacacacacacacacacacactcaaaatcaCTCAAGCTTAACAAGCCATGCGCCTGTGAGATTTTTATCAATACAGGTATGCTTCCCGCAGACTGCATAAACAAAAAACAGGATGTGATTCATACTATCTATTTTCTCAAAAAAGATtccttaaaggagtagttcaacaaatttttttttatgaaaaagtatGCTATCTAAAGACACTTCAATAACCAAATGTTGAGACAAAATGTCTCTGATGTTAAATGTGTTGTGTAACAGCGGCATATTTAATAAGATAGCTACAATGaagggcaagattttcagtgaattatgacttaaatttcagtctgttcctcatgcAAAGCTATTGTATCGCTTCAGTGGACTTAGAATAAAGTGCATAAGTCATAAGAActacttttatataatttttatggtgctttatttcagggatgcaaactcatgggGGTGAGCCATTCATAGCAGGTTTTCCAGGGGTATATTTTCATTTactttgtttgttgtatttaaagattttttttttaagtgtttaagctTAAAGGAGTCACTTCAAGTGATAAATCGTACCAATCAAATTGGGCACCTTAGCTTCAAAAAGGTGACTTTAGCCATAAGATGAGTAGTTCACATCTTTTGACCGCCCCCATCCccatacacttttattatatagcAATGAGCGGccaggatattcttaaaaaagaaagacataggaatttggaatgacataaggggcAATAAATGacgcagaattttcattttttggtgaactatccctttaaaaatgtttgCCATACAAAAACCTCAATGGGATCGTGTAATGGTGAAAAAGATAGACAGACTTGTTCGTTCATGAGAGCGTCTCTGTGAAGTCTTACCACCACACTCTGAGATATTTCGTGCTCCTGCGGTTCTTGGGATTCCCCTCCCCTCGGGTCCTGGGCACACATCACAGGACACCTGCCCCTCTTCATCTTGATATGTCCCAGGGGGGCAAAGAAAACACCTTCCCTGTTCTCCGTCATAGTACGTGCCAACGCTGCATTTCACTAACACAGAGAAAAATTTCTAATTAGATAAAACCCATACTAAATCTGAAACTCTTGAACAACAAGGGcctcacattaaagggatagtgaaaataaaagttctgtcacaaacttttcttccatggaacacaaaattagatgtttagCCGAATGTTGGCCTCAGTAACTATTTACTATTATTGCATCCTTTTTCCATGCATTGAATGGAAAATCCATGCATTTCCATGCATTGAATGTTTTGACGTGAACACTTAGCGTCTGAGTACAGTCGAACTCTAGCCTTTCAATGTATACTCCATTTGACTCTGCCTGCATAAACAGGCAGTTGGAACATGTGCACTTTGAAAGccatgagatactggactatttatcttcaggagtttagatccacaaatatgtttttatatttgttcagactcgagttatacaaatgcaggtatctcctgacctcacACACGTGCacttgatgtgcacatccactgttgtttttattacATCTTATTACATGTTGCATTTATTACATCTTCTTGCAGTTCTTTGTGACAGCCACGGCTCAacttgccaccttgtggacccactaattactgcaaataattccTTGTGCATGTCCTTTCAGAGTATGGgcggttagaaaaatcgggccACATGCATTCAGTGCTCGTGCTCTCTGCTGATCAAAAAATTTGCCTCACGCGTCCTGTACACAGACGGTGTTTGGTGTTTGCATTTAACTGAAGTATATACTTTGAGCTTTATTCTCTGCctaaaatctcattttgtgttccatagaagacagAAAGTAATATGGGTGTAACAACATGAAGTAACTGATtacagaaattgtatttttgggtgaactaaccctttaagctgcTAAAGGAGGACTCCAAATCAACTTGATGAAGCTAtgccaaaaattcaaacaaataagAGAACTGAGCCTTTGCACAGCTGCATAGTACCCCACATCAAACAGcccacacacgcatacacaatcCCATTATAAGCACCCTCACCTTACTGAAGCAGATACCGAACAAGCTCAAAGAGAATATTTGCCTCGTACCTCACATAAACCTATGATGTCTGATTAAAGGGAGCGGAACAAAGTCTTTTTAATGTTTACTTGTTAAATGTGAAACTGCTCTGATTTATAGTGATGGTTTCCAAAGTGTTTTGCACACTTGCAACAAGCCACTCACTGCTATGGTTCAGTCCTTTAACCAAGTAAGCTTGGTCATTTAGAAATGTTCCTTTAATCTCAGTGTCTCTGTGCAAACATCCAACCGACAGAATTTAGACTAAACTTCTACTCCTAAGAGTTTATGGTAATGATGGCTAATTTCAAAAAGGCTTAAACAGCATGGCAATTATATGTGCCTCAGCAAATTGCCTGATTTTCCAAGAAAAGgagaaaatgtaattctctcaagAGCAGTTCATTTTTTCAACTCTTTTGTTAATCCTGAATGACCGTGAGGAGCCACCGTCACATTGTCCTGACCAGCTTTTATTTGACACAGCAACAGAGTAAGAGAAGAGAGGAAAAGAgtgaaagatagagagagagagaaaaccttGAAGCCTTTCAGATGCAAAGTGACAATTCTATTGAATCCTCGAATTGATGGCTCCAAAGAGGTTTAAAGGACCTTTCACCTCTATTCAAGTCCCCCAGCTTTTGCCTATTTGATTACATAGGCATACACTATGGTATCACAGTGGTAAGGAGCTGAACCCAATAAAAGAGGTCAGGATTGTGAATCCCCCCATTCACTGGAGTCCAATCGCTCCTTGCGCCTATTGGGCAGAGGCCCAAACAGCTGATGCTAATTGATTCCCATGGTGTCACTGAAGTCAATTCTCTCTCGAGATGCTCACTGGCTGGGGTCATGCAGAGTGGCCCTGCCTAAGGAGGGATTTGGCACTTAAACTGCTTGCTTGAATAAACAGCCCTCTAAAACATACCCCcttcaaaaacaaacaagcaaacaataaCTCAGCACATTTATGGACAGGAATGGGAAACGGCAGCCAAGAGGGCAAACTCACACAAACGCTTCCTTTTGAGATTTTTTTGCTTTGCTGTTCATTTAGAGTTCATCTGTTAGTGTTTAATTAATACCCCATTAATAGGTTGCACAAGCCAATCAATGTTAGTCATTCAAAtgtcaacatacagtatatgaccaTATATAAAGTACTGTCAAAGGCAGttgtatagtgaggatgttttcaaaaataatgccatgaataattttatttaccaattaacttcatacaaagtgcagtaaacataaaaaaagtctTGAAGAACTTGCCAAAGATTTATGTAATTCACCTGTCTTAGTTGCTTATTTCtccttatgtaatcccagactgactcaatgaccCTGTTTACAggcacttaagaaaacagtttattccagggtttttaaACAAGTATGCTGATTTCTTACAGCATTTAAAGGATTAAGAGAATGTGTtttttaacacacctaggtttctttTATGAAGAACACGGCTTAATGTGGACATGTAAACACATAATCTGCATTCTTACCAGCATTTTAgggagtgtgcatgtgcgtaaACAGACTAGAAAACAagcgtcataggatggagcccaaaaACAAGTCAGCACAATGGAAAGAATTccacatttctgggagtacagtgggaataatcacatgcactataaactatacatatttacacacaccaGTGTAAAATCCAGACTGTCCCTTATGTTCGTGCATATGCTCATACACTGAGGGAATCCCATACAATtttgtaagagggaaaccccactattgcagtgcaattccgctgcaggtcaCAATAGAAtgtgaaggaaacaaacacagaaacaattCAGGAATATCTGGACATAAAGGTAAGAAACAGAGAGAAGTCTTCCTTGGAACCCATGTTTGTTATTCACACAAGTGTCGCTTGCTGAACGAGCcgcatgtatatgggagtaaGGAGAAAGCAACAAACACAGCTCATGTAAACGCATACAATGGTTTCGAGCcttaagcagctttctcgcaataatcagcttctggtgtccatgtaaacgtagtcaatGTAGTTGGACTCCTTGGTCTACTTCTGTTATTTTCAATTTGCAAACGGAATGTTTCACAatcttaaaatgttattaaaacacTAAGGCTgaagatataaaataacaatcttaagacaaatatttttggtgaaactgttgaaaatgtgcttaagacttttgcacagtactgtatgtattttgacataaattattatatttgaaaTACAAGCTTTAATTAGGTAGAATATGTTAGGTATAATAAGGGTTCTGATTAATCcttttggttaaaaaataaagcatACGTTTCCATCTgcaaggaagtgttgaagtggGGATTTTTTTCCACTCACTCCAGCAGCTAGAACAAGCCCCACTGGGAATTACAATGGAGTGGGCAAACTGAAAAGGCTAAACTGCACTTAGTGAAGCAAGCCAGTGGGGGAGGCCAGAACAAGGGGGACAAAAATATAGCCCTTTTCAGAGCAGAAGTTAAGGCTTGAATCAAGCTGGCACTTGGGCACTGCATGTCTGTGTACTTCAATCGTAACCTATAGGGATCATAGATTAACTTGTGAAAATCTTATAATCACCATGGATTCGGTTAATTCCTTTTTGGCAAGCATAAGTTATACATTTCACTTGGCATGGTAGAAATACTGCTTTTACGCGCAAAATAATGCAACAAAACTAAGGTGAGGGGCTTTATTGCTTTTTGTTGAACTCGTGGGACTTGCAATTTGTAAAACAATGAGGAGGGAGCTGGTCAACGGTCACCAGTTTTCTCACTTCACTCCAGTCCATTCTAATTTCCCAGTGGAGAATTAACCAACTCCAGTTCAAATGGATCAAACACTTAAAACCCCACCCCCCTGAGGCATAAAGGAGAGAAAGAGGTCCACTACAAACTCCCCATACTACTTCTAACTAGACTAGAGACAGGTAAGCAAATTATTCAGAGAGATCTATCAGCAATACACACAGTTAAGTCTAATGTATTCTTACTGGGCGAACAGTGTTTATTGTTATAGTGTTTTTTGGTTATAGTTCTCCTGTTCGAGCACATCCATACATTTCTTGACCAACGAAGAGCATTGATGAATGATTAAACTGACTATTTGTGGGTGTGGACATGATGTTCTTTACTTATTTTCCACAATGaaccaattttaaaacaaaatgtcaaatgtattatAAACAGGCTTTGTTCGCCTAGGGTGCTTCAGTTCATCCAGGAGAAAAAAGTTTGGCTCCTTCCATTGTATAAAGTAAGCTTTACTGGCAAGGAAGAACTTCAGTGACTAAATCTCTCATTGCTTTTTGTACTGTTTTAGATACCTGATATAACCTTTAAAAGGCATCTGTTGTGTTTTGGATAATAGTTAGATAAAGGGATGCTGGTGTCCTCACCAGGATTCTTATAAGTAGCTTAtccagcaagacttccttggttaaccagcttcacaataatatTCCCAACAGCGCCAAACCAGTGCTCACCAAAATAAACCAGCCTGGACAAAGATGGATATtcatgctggtcttagctggttttttCAACAGGAAAAGAAGCCTTTAGAGGGACTGACAGCCCTAAAAGAGCTGAGAGCCCAATTCCAAAAAAGCTCTGGTTGGTCTTCAATACTGCTGATACTAAGCCCCTAAAGATAATAGACTTTTCCACCATAAAAGAGAACAAACAATCTTTGCAGCCCTGTCATCTTAAAAAGACAATGTTGAGAGGTTTCCAATGCCTTATGTTGAAGACAATAATGTCAATGAGATACTGTTGAAGACAATAATTTCAATGAGATACTGTTGAAGACAATAAGACCCCAGACAAAGAATTTGGTTGTGCCTTTGCCTCGCATAGCTTTCAGTTGTTTATTCTagaaagaaacaaaagaagatgGATGCCAAGTGGAAATACTGTACCTAGTTGATCTgacgtctgtctgtctatacttTCACAACATGAACTTCAGTCTTAAAGCTGGAACTGCTTTGCAACAATAGCCACAAAAGTTCCACTCTCTCTTTCCGCAGTCTTGCCGCTTTATAAAGCTCATGCCAACTCTCTCTCCACACATATACTATATAACACCTAATATGTCAGTTAACTGGCCCACACTGATGCCAAATCCACTTCTTCAAAATAACAGTTCAAACATAGAATTTGCATTACTGTATCGGATATAATCTGATTCGTTCCAACTCGACATAATCAATGAACTGGAGAACAACCAAAATAAATAAGGACTAATGACATTTGGAAATGCAAAGTAAATAATGTCATGCATATGGGAATCTTGTTTTTTTCTTGTGCATTTGCAAGTTACCAACAAGCATGTAGAGCAAATCAGCATgtaacagggttcccactctttttgaccaatgaatttccatgacttttccacaCAATTATGATTACTGGATATGGATTTAGAAAATAATGTTATAGAGATTAGACTCAGAAAGAGCAACTTGtaggtgaataaatatttcaTGGATTTGTAGTTTACTACAAAAGTTTCCTTGACTTTCCCATGACTTTCAAAGAtttgatacattttcatgactttttcaggcctggaaatcacaattaaaaaattccctgatatttccaggttttccatgagtgtgggaaccctgatataAAAAacctttctccccttttctccccaatttggcatgcccgatttccaatgcgctctaggtccttgcagtggcgtagtgactcacctcaatctgggtggcggaggatgaatctcagttgcctccgtgtctgagacagtcaatccacgcatcttattatgtggtttgttgagcgcattacagcggagacctagcatgtgtgtggagactcacgctattctccacggcatccacgcacaactcaccatgcgccccactgagagctagaactacattatagcgacctcgaggaggttaccccatgtgactctagcctccctagcaaccaggccaattggttgcttaggaagcctgactggagtcactcagcacgccctggattcgaacttgtgactccaggtatGGTAGACAGTGTCtttatttgctgagctacccaggcccccgtaaaaaacatttttaactgctGAGCATCACTGACCACTCACCACATTTCTTGTCCAGCAGAACCTGTCCAGTGCCGCAGTGCTCAGGTAGGTCAGGAGGTCGGACAAGTTTTTTGGCCAGCTCGTACTCCGATCCAGCAAAGTGAAGATGGAACTGCTCCCGGTTGATGGACTTACGAAGAGTACGGATGGTCTTCCTCAGTCGCTTTTCAGAGCGCCGCCGAACACATGCCAGGTCACAGCCCTCTGCTAAGAGAAACAATGCATACCATATCTTGTCCACAAATACATAATAAACACACAAAGTTCCAAATGTGACAAACTCCCATAGTGTGCAAACATTCCTCTCCACTATGTAATGTAGAACTCTCAaaccacactgcaaaaataatcatCTTGCTtagtatttttgtttagttttccagtataaatatcacatttactagacaagaaaatatatttttttaattaggttTATTTCTGAGAAAAACAAGCCAATAGGgtatgaaaaataaacttaattcaaagggaaaacaagtttatttttaattacccACTGGCAATAAGttgcttttttaaattaaaacataatttttcttttctattaaaaagctttttgttagattattacatttaatatttttcttgtttatgTATCATTTTGATAGATTTCTCTAgtaaacaagacttaaaataatagttctaccaaaaatttaaattctctcatcatttactcgccctcatgtcatcccagatgtgtttgactttcttacttcagcagaacacaaattctacAACAGCtatgcaggtccatacaatgcaagtgaatgggtgccaaagttttaagtcagcataaaagtaatccataagacttcagtggttaaattaatgtctccagaagtgatttgattggtttgggtgagaagcaaatcaatatttaagtccaattttaccataaattctcctccctgctcagtcagcctccactttaactttcacattcttcttcatgtatttttggtgattcacattcttcgtgcatgcCGCCCCTTACTAGGCAGGCAGAATTTCTatcaaaatgtacataaatattgatctgtttctcacccacacctttcatatcgcttcagaagacattgatttaaccactggagtcttatggattactttaattctgACTTTGggatttttggatcttcaaacttttggcacccattcacttgcatagtatggacctacagcgctGATATATTTTTCTAGAAAccttaaattgtgttctgcataagaaagcaagtcacacacatctgggatggcatgagggtgagtaaatatgataccatttttatttttgggtgaactataatatCTTTAAACCTAATATCTTGTGCAATTTTGCCTCTCAAATAAATcttcttttaaagatgttttgatattttactaGAAAGCAACACAAAAATCTGCATAAGACAATAATTGTTTGCAATGCACCTTCATACCCATCTTAAACCAGGAGATACTTTCATCTGTTGGCTAGTTTTAGTAACACAGCAGCAGGAGCAAGAAGAAGGGCGAGATGCAAGCAAGCAGTGAGAGCCATTGGGCTGAAATATACACATGCAGTGCAGCGAAACCAACCTGTTACCTCCTCCAGGTTCACATCCAGCTCAAACTGGGCCGTGATGGAGGACCCCTCCTCCTCACCAGCCTTCCTCCCGTGGCGACTGCGAAGCTGTCTGCTTGAAGAGGTACAGTGCAGGCTAACAAAGCTGAACTGGACATTCTCGATGGCTCTTTTATCTGAGTAAATACATATTAAAGACTTTAAAACTGTGGAAGAATTTCATGGAATACAGAGACCCTGACCATGAGACCCAGTCTCCATGAACTCTACAACACCAGGAGATTGTATTTAACTGAATGTTGTGTctacaaatgtattttcattataTTTGAGTATTACAGGATTCCTACACCTTTTGACCAATAacttttccattacttttccagttgtttgtgattactgcataaaatattttgttgtttagAGATTGCACTAATGAAGAACAATTTCTAGCTGAAATATTTTAGAACTGTGCATAactagaaaatgtatattttcaatgGAGAACTTTCCTTAAATCTTCCATGCCTAGAAGTCACAATTAAAAAATTTGCTGATATTTTTAAGGTTttcatgaccgtgggaaccctggtATTAAAAACATAAAGAGGAGCTAATTTATTTTCTGTCGTAACTTACTTCTCTTACAGTGGATAAAAGAGCAGAAACAATCAAgaagtggagaaaaaaaatcactttctttaaaaacaaaaaagaaaaatctatttTGGTCTTTCAAAAAGGAAGGAGGACAATGAAGGATGTGGGACCCTTTTCACACCCTGAGCCTAATCAGAGGTCAGTGTGATTGATGACCTGTTTAGCACTGTGTTGAAAAGCATGCCATGGCTAATTTCATCGAACCGTCTAACACTGCCACTGTGTAGCAACAATTCTAAGAAATCGAAATAGTTTGAACTTCCCCCTCACACTCACCACATTACACTGACCCCACTTATATTTAGAAATCCATAGGCATACATTAAGACTATATTTGGACATTTGCCAAATTTAAGTTTCAGATTTATTGACTTATTTCATGGGGGtcctttatttaaaatgcataaactCCATCTTTACAACAGGGATTTAAAATACTGTTGACCCACTGCATCTTGCTCGCTGAATCTGTGCATATACTTGCTCTGAGAGGAAATACAAAGATTTGGTTGGGTAATCACGCGTTGTTTTTGTGCCCTAAAGCCTAATGCCCATGCAGACCTCtacaccaaagcaaacaaaaacaTTGCCACAGTGGTGGTTAATTCAGTTGTGTGACCTACAAAGCAGAAGCGCCAGTACCTGAAAGTGCTGTTCTGAAGCTCTGCGCAAGATTTTCCTGACTGCGTTTCAGATTGCATTTCCCCTGTCCAGATTTAAAGGTTGCAATGGCTTTAATTCCTGAGCCTGTAAAGGTAAGGACAACACCATGAACTTTCCACTCAGCACATGCATACTCTGAGGTTTCATGTCAcaagtcttcagaagacattgatttaaccactggagtcttatggattactttaattctgactttgggatttttggagcttaaaagttctggccaccattcacttgcattgtttggaacagcagagttgagatattcttctaaaatctttgtttgtgttcagcataagaaataaaattatacacatctgggatggcatgagggtgagtaaatgagggaatttaaatttttgggtgaactatccctttaatgtgtaaAACTCCTAAGTGAGCAAGctaagcgactgtggcaaggtaTTTTTGATTATGAAATATAAAGGAAAGTGCAACAATGATATTGTGTTCtttctattatttttaaaacaatatgaaCTAAAAGCAGCATACATCAACATGTACTCACCTGGGCAAAATGACCCATTCTCGTTCCATTGTCCTCTACTGAGGCAAGGCAAGGGCATGCCACAAGTCACTGTGTATGAATCCTCAGCCCCTACAAATAAACGTGAAGGTTTGAGGGATGCCCCAAGCAAACTCCAGCATACagacataaaaaaacataatccCAGCAAACCAAAGTTTTTAATGACTTACCACTGCTGATATGAACCTGAGACTGGCAAGTCAGGTAGCAATGCTCACCTCCTCCCTGCTTACTGCAGTTCAGAGTGGGTCTGGCAGGTGGAGGCA
It encodes the following:
- the LOC127649121 gene encoding signal peptide, CUB and EGF-like domain-containing protein 2 isoform X4, whose protein sequence is MGAVWTALLLCLFLLLLNTRQSAALPHNTDSDQCAEGSDACHIDAICQNTPTSYKCICKTGFKGDGKHCEDIDECDLVYNGGCVHECNNIPGNYRCTCLDGFHLAHDGHNCLDVDECVFNNGGCQHICVNTMGSYECRCKEGFFLSDNQHTCIHRSVEGLSCMNKEHGCAHICKETPKGGVACECRPGFELAKNQRGCILTCNHGNGGCQHICEDTEQGPICRCHVRYALHVDGRTCVERDETAPTTSDHNATSMAEVDKRVKRRLLMETCAVNNGGCDSTCKDTSTGVRCSCPVGFTLQPDVKSCKDIDECELHNGSCDHYCRNTIGSFECSCRKGFKLLTDERSCQDIDECYFERTCDHSCVNSPGSFQCVCNKGYTLYGLAHCGDINECSLNNGGCEHTCENTMGSFECHCHAGYKLHWNKKDCIAEDSPLVPPPARPTLNCSKQGGGEHCYLTCQSQVHISSGAEDSYTVTCGMPLPCLSRGQWNENGSFCPGSGIKAIATFKSGQGKCNLKRSQENLAQSFRTALSDKRAIENVQFSFVSLHCTSSSRQLRSRHGRKAGEEEGSSITAQFELDVNLEEVTAEGCDLACVRRRSEKRLRKTIRTLRKSINREQFHLHFAGSEYELAKKLVRPPDLPEHCGTGQVLLDKKCVKCSVGTYYDGEQGRCFLCPPGTYQDEEGQVSCDVCPGPEGRGIPRTAGARNISECGGQCHPGHFSHDGFVPCLPCPQGTYQPEVGRTSCFPCGGSLTTKYDGAVSFQDCETKVQCSPGHYYNTSTHRCIRCPIGTYQMEFGQNYCIACPGNTSTDFDGSTNVMQCKNRHCGGELGEFTGYIESPNYPGNYPANVECTWTISPPPKRRILVVVPEIYLPIEDECGDYLVMRKSSLPNSVTTYETCQTYERPIAFTSRSKKLWIQFRSNEGNSGKGFQVPYVTYDEDYQELIEDIVRDGRLYASENHQEILKDKKLMKALFDVLAHPQNFFNYTAQESREMFPKSFIRFLRSKVLRFLRP
- the LOC127649121 gene encoding signal peptide, CUB and EGF-like domain-containing protein 2 isoform X3; this encodes MGAVWTALLLCLFLLLLNTRQSAALPHNTDSDQCAEGSDACHIDAICQNTPTSYKCICKTGFKGDGKHCEDIDECDLVYNGGCVHECNNIPGNYRCTCLDGFHLAHDGHNCLDVDECVFNNGGCQHICVNTMGSYECRCKEGFFLSDNQHTCIHRSVGLSCMNKEHGCAHICKETPKGGVACECRPGFELAKNQRGCILTCNHGNGGCQHICEDTEQGPICRCHVRYALHVDGRTCVERDETAPTTSDHNATSMAEVDKRVKRRLLMETCAVNNGGCDSTCKDTSTGVRCSCPVGFTLQPDVKSCKDIDECELHNGSCDHYCRNTIGSFECSCRKGFKLLTDERSCQDIDECYFERTCDHSCVNSPGSFQCVCNKGYTLYGLAHCGDINECSLNNGGCEHTCENTMGSFECHCHAGYKLHWNKKDCIEAEDSPLVPPPARPTLNCSKQGGGEHCYLTCQSQVHISSGAEDSYTVTCGMPLPCLSRGQWNENGSFCPGSGIKAIATFKSGQGKCNLKRSQENLAQSFRTALSDKRAIENVQFSFVSLHCTSSSRQLRSRHGRKAGEEEGSSITAQFELDVNLEEVTAEGCDLACVRRRSEKRLRKTIRTLRKSINREQFHLHFAGSEYELAKKLVRPPDLPEHCGTGQVLLDKKCVKCSVGTYYDGEQGRCFLCPPGTYQDEEGQVSCDVCPGPEGRGIPRTAGARNISECGGQCHPGHFSHDGFVPCLPCPQGTYQPEVGRTSCFPCGGSLTTKYDGAVSFQDCETKVQCSPGHYYNTSTHRCIRCPIGTYQMEFGQNYCIACPGNTSTDFDGSTNVMQCKNRHCGGELGEFTGYIESPNYPGNYPANVECTWTISPPPKRRILVVVPEIYLPIEDECGDYLVMRKSSLPNSVTTYETCQTYERPIAFTSRSKKLWIQFRSNEGNSGKGFQVPYVTYDEDYQELIEDIVRDGRLYASENHQEILKDKKLMKALFDVLAHPQNFFNYTAQESREMFPKSFIRFLRSKVLRFLRP